The following are encoded in a window of Limibacter armeniacum genomic DNA:
- a CDS encoding right-handed parallel beta-helix repeat-containing protein, giving the protein MKYFFLIISSLLLTISLQAQNVYTVSNNVRIPAQFTDLQEAIDQAPAGSMIYVHPSSVSYGDVTIAKNLKLLGGGYIGTDEFFGEKTQIGSVTVSETTSDVTIANNYIERLFSKSVSGDTDQQFGKLTIEFNYIGIIEFTALDATAYAIEADIRNNIINRISLETPSVLGKSAIYNIENNVIGYATGLQTQATALINNLFYPSNESVPALVNISDAAIINNIFFAQNANTNNDIGLANVTNCVITNNLCVGTRDIFSSGSDETNSYVDNINQQDPQFTTVSYRADLYEWVTTSNFTLKSTSPALTAGQQGDALGIMGGNYPYNPRGRYMMPYIQSISIDKPVVESDKQIRVTIKAGYPGEEQQ; this is encoded by the coding sequence ATGAAATATTTTTTTCTGATCATCTCAAGTTTATTACTGACCATCTCTTTACAAGCACAAAATGTATATACAGTCAGTAATAATGTAAGGATTCCAGCACAATTTACAGATCTGCAAGAGGCTATAGACCAAGCACCAGCAGGTAGTATGATCTATGTTCACCCATCCTCTGTTTCGTATGGTGATGTAACCATCGCAAAGAACCTTAAGTTGTTGGGTGGTGGCTATATAGGTACGGATGAGTTTTTTGGAGAGAAGACTCAAATAGGTTCTGTGACAGTTTCTGAAACTACAAGTGATGTGACAATCGCCAATAATTACATTGAAAGGTTGTTTAGCAAGTCTGTAAGTGGAGATACAGATCAGCAGTTTGGGAAACTGACAATCGAGTTCAATTACATAGGAATTATAGAATTTACAGCACTTGATGCAACTGCCTATGCTATAGAAGCTGATATCAGAAATAACATTATCAATAGAATTTCATTAGAGACTCCATCAGTGTTAGGGAAGTCTGCCATTTATAATATTGAAAATAATGTGATTGGTTATGCCACGGGTTTACAAACGCAAGCTACAGCATTGATCAATAACCTTTTTTATCCTAGTAATGAAAGTGTTCCTGCATTGGTCAACATCTCAGATGCAGCAATTATCAATAACATATTTTTTGCTCAGAATGCTAATACCAATAATGATATTGGATTGGCTAATGTAACTAATTGTGTCATCACCAATAACCTTTGTGTAGGCACAAGAGATATTTTCAGCTCAGGTTCTGATGAGACCAATAGCTATGTTGATAATATAAACCAACAGGATCCTCAGTTTACAACGGTCAGCTATAGAGCAGATTTATACGAGTGGGTGACAACTTCAAATTTCACTTTGAAGTCAACTTCTCCAGCTTTGACAGCCGGTCAACAGGGAGATGCATTGGGTATTATGGGAGGAAATTATCCTTATAACCCAAGAGGAAGGTATATGATGCCTTATATCCAATCAATCTCTATAGATAAGCCTGTTGTTGAATCAGACAAGCAAATTAGGGTGACAATAAAAGCAGGTTATCCTGGCGAAGAACAGCAATAA
- a CDS encoding IS3 family transposase, translating into MPRVIEGSNIEHGWSKVECCELLGVNRQFYYRCKQEQKKREALTVKVLELVTQVRMRQPRLGVRKLYTILEQELRTLDVGRDRLFDILRANHMLIKPRRRYHVTTNSHHRFRKHKNLTQHLEVKRPEQLWVADITYIGTRQNPMYLALVTDAYSKKVVGYDVSNSLNAQGAIRALKRGLLQREYPAEALIHHSDRGLQYCCDDYQEMLDDAQVTCSMTEKYDPYQNAVAERVNGILKQEFIRGIQINDIQLMKKIIKQSIDIYNTERPHLSCRMKTPEYMHLQREIKIKTYKKENPPALELVGSI; encoded by the coding sequence ATCCCCCGAGTAATCGAGGGCAGCAACATTGAACACGGTTGGAGCAAGGTTGAATGTTGTGAGTTACTCGGGGTAAACAGGCAGTTTTATTACAGATGTAAGCAGGAGCAAAAGAAGCGGGAAGCCCTAACGGTGAAGGTATTGGAGCTAGTGACGCAGGTACGCATGCGACAGCCTCGCTTGGGTGTGCGCAAACTGTACACCATCTTGGAACAGGAGTTAAGGACTCTTGATGTAGGAAGAGATCGGCTTTTCGATATCCTCAGGGCTAACCATATGCTGATAAAGCCTCGCAGAAGATATCACGTGACCACCAACTCACATCACCGTTTCCGTAAGCACAAGAACCTGACGCAACACTTGGAGGTAAAGCGCCCAGAGCAGCTTTGGGTGGCTGATATCACCTACATAGGCACAAGGCAAAACCCGATGTACCTGGCTTTGGTCACGGATGCTTATTCCAAAAAGGTTGTTGGCTATGATGTATCCAACAGCTTAAATGCCCAAGGGGCTATCCGGGCATTGAAAAGGGGACTCCTGCAACGGGAATACCCTGCAGAAGCCTTGATCCATCACTCCGATAGAGGGTTGCAATATTGTTGTGATGATTATCAAGAAATGCTGGATGACGCACAGGTAACCTGTAGCATGACTGAGAAGTATGATCCTTATCAAAATGCAGTAGCTGAACGCGTAAATGGCATCCTTAAGCAGGAGTTTATAAGAGGAATCCAAATCAATGATATCCAACTTATGAAGAAAATAATCAAGCAGAGTATAGACATCTACAACACGGAAAGACCCCATTTATCATGCAGGATGAAAACGCCAGAATACATGCACCTGCAAAGAGAGATAAAGATTAAGACCTATAAAAAAGAAAACCCACCAGCACTTGAGCTAGTGGGATCCATATAA
- a CDS encoding polyprenol monophosphomannose synthase encodes MENIVIIPTYNEIENIQAIIEAVLKLPVRFDILVVDDNSPDGTGQCVKTLMEQNPGRIFIEERTEKSGLGTAYIHGFKKALSLGYEYIYEMDADFSHNPKDLIKLYKACFKKGYDMSIGSRYVTGVNVVNWPMGRVLMSYFASKYVRFITGMNIHDTTAGFKCYRRKVLETIDLDNIKFVGYAFQIEMKFLTWKYGFKICEVPIIFTDRTRGESKMSSRIFKEALFGVMEMTVTSWFKEYHRPPLEEENIEAA; translated from the coding sequence GTGGAAAATATTGTAATCATACCGACCTACAACGAGATTGAAAATATACAGGCAATCATTGAAGCTGTACTGAAGTTACCGGTTCGCTTTGATATCTTGGTTGTGGACGATAATTCGCCTGATGGTACCGGACAGTGTGTGAAGACGCTCATGGAGCAAAATCCCGGTAGAATATTTATAGAAGAAAGAACCGAGAAGTCTGGCTTGGGAACAGCTTATATACATGGTTTCAAGAAAGCACTGTCATTGGGGTATGAGTACATTTATGAAATGGATGCTGATTTCTCCCACAATCCTAAAGACCTGATCAAACTATATAAGGCATGTTTTAAGAAAGGATATGACATGAGCATAGGTTCACGCTATGTGACAGGTGTCAATGTGGTGAATTGGCCAATGGGTAGGGTTTTGATGTCTTACTTTGCCAGCAAGTATGTTCGCTTTATCACTGGTATGAATATCCATGATACCACAGCAGGATTTAAGTGTTATCGCAGAAAGGTACTGGAAACAATCGACTTGGATAACATCAAGTTTGTAGGTTATGCTTTTCAGATAGAAATGAAGTTCCTGACATGGAAGTATGGTTTCAAAATCTGTGAGGTGCCTATTATATTCACTGACAGGACGAGAGGGGAATCCAAAATGTCATCCAGAATTTTTAAGGAGGCACTTTTCGGTGTGATGGAAATGACAGTTACAAGCTGGTTTAAGGAATACCATAGACCACCTTTAGAAGAAGAAAATATAGAAGCTGCATAA
- a CDS encoding transposase yields MEEKQVNQVYIKRTQKDYTMSFKLQVVAELEEGKLSVQGACDKYGIQAKSTVRDWLRKFGNLDWSNKHPLKMSKTPEQRILELEQKVKLLERQKQPLEKQVERADKKIILFDMMLEMAEKEYNIPVRKNISPE; encoded by the coding sequence ATGGAAGAGAAGCAAGTAAATCAGGTTTATATAAAGCGAACTCAGAAGGATTATACAATGTCCTTCAAGCTTCAAGTGGTCGCTGAATTGGAAGAAGGCAAGCTCTCAGTACAGGGCGCTTGTGACAAATATGGTATTCAAGCCAAATCTACTGTTCGTGACTGGTTGCGAAAATTTGGTAACTTGGACTGGTCCAACAAACACCCCTTAAAAATGTCGAAAACCCCTGAGCAAAGAATATTGGAGCTGGAGCAAAAAGTCAAGCTGCTGGAACGTCAGAAGCAACCCCTAGAGAAGCAGGTAGAACGAGCTGACAAGAAGATCATTCTCTTTGATATGATGCTGGAGATGGCAGAGAAAGAATATAACATCCCAGTGCGAAAAAATATATCCCCCGAGTAA
- a CDS encoding UvrD-helicase domain-containing protein, which produces MIERQFRIYRSSAGSGKTFTLTKEYLKLALTSPGADDDFEPGYFRHILAVTFTKDATNEMKARILSKLSAFATMDPLDTGDIMLEAILDEVEGQFDSRDNARETLCHRAKLVHRKLLHNYADFSVSTIDSFNQKIIQAFKKDLDLPFNFELELDSRELLDEATYLLHDMVGEDRDKALSDLLTEFALSKAEEEKNWHIDRDLFEFGQNLFNEDAAKVVRQLKGLDLNGFKQIKEQLFQFVEKVEEDIARFAQEALDLIHQHQLEDKHFNRKAIYNFFKKVASREDSLEKLEPNKTTIATIEDDKWLSGEAKKAKLEGVIEGIKADLIDKFYAIEAYRQDEELLSNYIVANQVRKRIFLLATINELDKLLEVLKVERNMVHISDVNAKINSIIEGEPVPYIYERIGERYKHILIDEFQDTSMMQWHNLVPLVSNALTNQCLCLVVGDAKQAIYRWRGGRADMLVGLPELPTAAGTLLEEEAFVFREHDNPQDLDTNFRSHKNVITFNNNVFETLLKVLPLPDLQRYYAQVTQKHNSRDGGQVKLTTISKFEDQTTAEANEAYDWATLEYTYEKVRELNGQGFRYGDIAILVRNNSQGVKIAQHLMKHKISVVSSESLLLTNSEAVNFIVDFFRLFTTYADASLRMRLLRYLKKHQYVIEANGSISPFFSGLVYNELAEKVRVTNSLESFVSLINKVFSINVDLTALQFLSLYEMVEELVRSIKLNELKQEQIYLHKFMEVVLQFSQQKGNSIQEFLQFWERKKNDTSITTQESEHSVRVMTIHKSKGLEFPAVIMPFADWQLVPRPTDALWAEWQDNSVVSELSAVNIGISNRLENTIFRQDYINEKQAVFTDAFNIFYVGLTRAGAYLHIITKEKPVKGGNIQNIGQLMDMFLTTSELDIREKKETVYPFDNPVSNIKEYHFFDDHSHEPEETKAVSGKMPIEHFIHAENRDRIRLRSNELEGSERMIAMSEIFSARKRGVIMHKAFERVMYREDIHDAVKSLVHEGLITVKEVPEYEEQMEQVVAMPEISAFFDSQSGYTVKNEAELLIKNSDAMSLERVKSLRPDRLLLKGKEAIVIDYKTGLSDEKYSNQVNKYASQLQDMGFQYIRKFIVYTEELYVEEVK; this is translated from the coding sequence ATGATTGAAAGACAATTCCGTATCTACCGTTCATCTGCAGGGTCAGGTAAGACATTTACCTTGACAAAAGAATACCTGAAACTGGCACTGACATCACCTGGAGCAGATGATGATTTTGAGCCGGGTTATTTTAGACACATCCTTGCGGTGACTTTTACCAAGGATGCGACAAATGAGATGAAAGCACGAATTCTTTCAAAGCTCTCTGCCTTCGCTACTATGGATCCTTTAGATACAGGGGACATCATGCTGGAAGCAATTCTGGACGAAGTAGAAGGCCAATTCGATAGCCGTGACAATGCAAGAGAAACCTTATGCCATAGGGCAAAATTGGTGCACCGAAAACTTTTGCACAATTATGCTGACTTTTCTGTCAGTACAATTGACTCCTTCAATCAGAAAATTATTCAGGCATTCAAAAAAGACCTAGACCTTCCTTTCAACTTTGAGCTTGAGTTGGACAGCCGAGAGTTATTGGATGAGGCAACTTACCTCCTGCATGATATGGTTGGTGAAGACCGAGACAAGGCTTTGAGTGATTTGTTAACAGAATTTGCTCTAAGCAAGGCAGAAGAAGAGAAAAACTGGCACATAGACCGTGATTTGTTTGAGTTTGGTCAGAACCTTTTCAATGAGGACGCCGCAAAAGTTGTTCGACAGTTGAAAGGCTTGGACTTGAATGGTTTTAAGCAAATCAAGGAGCAGTTATTTCAGTTTGTAGAGAAAGTTGAGGAAGATATTGCAAGGTTTGCGCAAGAAGCTTTGGACTTAATCCACCAACATCAGTTAGAAGACAAGCACTTCAATAGAAAAGCGATTTACAATTTCTTTAAGAAAGTAGCGAGTAGGGAAGACTCATTGGAGAAGCTGGAGCCTAACAAAACAACTATTGCAACTATTGAGGATGATAAGTGGCTTTCAGGAGAAGCAAAGAAAGCAAAGTTGGAAGGCGTAATAGAAGGCATCAAAGCTGACCTGATTGATAAGTTCTATGCGATAGAGGCTTACCGTCAGGATGAAGAGCTGTTGAGCAATTATATAGTGGCAAATCAGGTAAGGAAACGAATTTTCTTGCTGGCAACTATCAATGAGCTTGATAAACTGCTGGAGGTGTTGAAAGTAGAGCGCAATATGGTTCATATCTCTGATGTTAATGCAAAGATCAACAGCATTATCGAGGGTGAGCCAGTACCTTATATATATGAGCGGATTGGTGAAAGGTATAAGCATATCCTGATAGATGAGTTTCAGGATACATCAATGATGCAATGGCATAACTTGGTACCATTGGTTTCCAATGCACTTACCAATCAGTGTCTTTGTTTGGTGGTGGGAGATGCTAAACAAGCTATTTACCGATGGAGAGGTGGTAGAGCAGACATGTTGGTAGGGCTTCCGGAGTTGCCAACCGCAGCAGGAACATTGCTTGAGGAAGAGGCTTTTGTTTTTAGGGAGCACGACAACCCTCAAGACTTGGATACCAATTTCCGGAGCCATAAAAATGTGATTACCTTCAACAACAATGTGTTTGAGACTTTACTTAAAGTATTGCCGCTACCTGACTTGCAAAGGTACTATGCGCAGGTGACACAGAAACATAACAGTAGAGATGGAGGACAGGTAAAACTAACGACAATCTCAAAGTTTGAGGATCAGACAACAGCAGAAGCCAATGAGGCATATGATTGGGCTACATTGGAGTATACTTATGAGAAAGTTCGGGAACTGAATGGTCAAGGATTTAGGTATGGTGATATCGCAATTCTGGTTCGAAATAACAGCCAAGGGGTAAAGATTGCCCAACACCTGATGAAGCACAAAATCAGTGTGGTATCTTCAGAGTCATTGTTGCTGACAAACTCTGAAGCCGTAAACTTTATCGTGGATTTCTTCAGACTGTTTACAACCTATGCGGATGCTTCATTGAGAATGAGGTTACTTAGGTACCTGAAAAAGCACCAGTATGTGATAGAAGCCAATGGAAGTATATCTCCTTTCTTTTCAGGCTTGGTTTATAATGAGCTGGCAGAAAAAGTCAGGGTCACCAATAGTTTGGAGTCTTTTGTGAGTTTGATTAACAAAGTCTTCTCCATTAATGTAGACCTGACAGCATTACAATTCCTTTCATTGTATGAAATGGTGGAGGAGTTGGTTCGCAGTATTAAACTGAACGAACTGAAACAGGAACAGATTTACCTGCATAAGTTTATGGAAGTAGTTCTGCAATTCAGTCAGCAGAAAGGCAACAGTATTCAGGAGTTCCTTCAGTTTTGGGAGAGAAAGAAAAATGATACTTCCATTACAACTCAGGAAAGTGAACACTCTGTAAGGGTGATGACCATCCATAAGTCAAAAGGGTTGGAATTTCCAGCTGTCATTATGCCTTTTGCAGACTGGCAATTGGTGCCTCGTCCAACTGATGCATTGTGGGCTGAATGGCAGGATAACTCGGTGGTTTCAGAACTGAGCGCTGTAAATATCGGGATTAGTAACAGGTTAGAGAATACCATTTTCCGTCAAGATTATATCAATGAAAAGCAGGCTGTTTTTACGGATGCCTTTAATATCTTCTATGTTGGATTGACAAGGGCAGGGGCTTACTTACATATTATCACCAAGGAGAAACCTGTAAAAGGTGGCAATATTCAGAATATAGGTCAACTGATGGATATGTTCCTGACAACATCAGAACTGGATATTCGAGAAAAGAAAGAAACAGTTTACCCTTTTGACAATCCGGTTTCGAATATTAAGGAGTATCATTTCTTTGATGATCATTCACATGAGCCGGAAGAGACAAAAGCTGTAAGTGGAAAAATGCCAATTGAGCATTTTATACATGCTGAAAACCGTGACAGGATTAGACTTCGAAGTAATGAGCTTGAAGGCAGTGAGCGTATGATTGCCATGTCAGAAATCTTCTCCGCAAGGAAAAGGGGCGTGATTATGCACAAAGCCTTTGAACGTGTGATGTACAGGGAGGATATTCACGATGCAGTCAAGTCATTGGTACATGAAGGGCTGATTACTGTCAAGGAAGTGCCTGAGTATGAAGAACAGATGGAACAGGTAGTGGCTATGCCTGAAATCTCCGCATTTTTTGATAGCCAAAGTGGTTATACAGTTAAAAATGAGGCAGAGTTACTGATCAAAAATAGTGATGCAATGTCCTTGGAAAGAGTAAAGTCACTAAGGCCAGACCGTCTGCTTCTAAAAGGAAAAGAGGCAATTGTGATTGACTACAAAACTGGATTATCTGATGAAAAATACAGTAATCAGGTGAATAAGTATGCCAGTCAGTTGCAGGATATGGGTTTTCAGTACATCCGTAAATTCATTGTTTATACAGAAGAACTGTATGTGGAAGAAGTGAAATAA
- a CDS encoding T9SS type A sorting domain-containing protein produces the protein MRYKLIKPTIFLCLCFLPLFSFGQTILGYEYQIDEDKGPGKGKYVAVESPSSEITAELDINLSEYNLDEGTHIVVVRLLWEDTANKQYWTLNTVRPFFIRNQSTPTVHEQKDIVAYEYFLSDDSGIGTGSLVTLSNPSSLVEDELVLNASEIENGIHRIGVRVKDESGEWSTSQAARFFVRPPAKPITPQNIVKAEYYFGEVPLQSEDKMPTSYRYKKSNVLEQSVALPLVDSIDSVMPDASATFVTLQGDTDSVELALPSGRHYVYARVQDEQGNWSMTTPQLFDICFEESPVIDFSISDSLGNPIVGDSFAGRTVMLDTVNTANAVQFYYNFGGDPRFDKEGPGLKYTFDEGGTYTITLKAGTSCEIDSVKKTLNIIAPFQRENTELVFNIKEDDPTTVLWYDLDTFFGHPTGSELTYEAILERGKKTITYEDGYQESTVVGIDANNNLYFRAVENQYGVIEFTLRATDENGISTEKNYVFYIEFVNDAPQLKDGVEFNDIVTYQGTQRLLIGDLEASFTDVDRDTLAFEVSTDIPELTLDLERVPVNKTRSKLNLYLTTDKDFVGEGKIYISVTDSLRRPDEPLYAYEEINVTVEKYESAPERTAFALPYAGIYDGDLIKLIENLDDYFVDQDGDELYYEIEMANTSGGKVKAEMVDKSIWLEADFGYRGADRITITAYDREDFSSARSMSDDITVLVSDINNAPRIDMRNMNSILCPSGSINVNLRGIVSDDTSEAEDITIQASIVSVSPSSISTSSFDFAFDGDKVVITDFPNRRATILLNVKASDSDGNTRSVDHEFIVAGAEIKLDKSGNLVATAGDAYEWIVDGEVVSGITSQTFELPNPESVYQAKVKLGSCNVLTNRLFGDGTVTALDRDLVFDSVTILPNPVENGYFDLSIIGSYRGGVSLELVDATGKMILTKTLEKQSYDLLERVELNPLPTGIYLLKVGTGNYKGISKKLIIR, from the coding sequence ATGCGCTATAAACTTATCAAGCCAACCATTTTTTTATGCTTGTGCTTTCTGCCGCTCTTTTCTTTTGGACAGACAATATTGGGTTACGAGTACCAGATTGATGAAGACAAAGGTCCGGGAAAAGGAAAGTATGTGGCTGTAGAAAGCCCTTCTTCTGAAATAACAGCGGAATTGGATATTAATCTTTCAGAGTATAATCTGGATGAAGGAACACATATTGTGGTTGTACGTCTATTATGGGAAGATACAGCTAATAAGCAATATTGGACACTGAATACAGTCAGGCCATTTTTTATACGAAACCAAAGTACACCGACCGTTCATGAGCAAAAAGACATTGTCGCTTACGAATATTTCTTGAGTGATGATTCAGGTATTGGAACAGGTAGTCTAGTCACCTTATCCAATCCGTCCTCCTTGGTGGAGGACGAACTGGTTTTAAATGCCAGTGAAATAGAAAATGGGATTCATAGAATTGGAGTTAGAGTAAAGGATGAGTCAGGTGAATGGAGTACCTCACAGGCTGCCCGCTTTTTTGTACGTCCGCCAGCCAAGCCAATTACTCCCCAGAATATTGTAAAGGCAGAGTATTACTTTGGTGAAGTGCCACTTCAGAGTGAAGACAAGATGCCTACCTCTTATAGGTACAAGAAAAGTAATGTTTTGGAACAAAGTGTAGCGTTACCTTTGGTAGATTCTATTGATTCGGTAATGCCTGATGCCTCTGCAACTTTTGTTACCCTTCAAGGTGATACAGACAGTGTGGAGTTGGCACTTCCTTCAGGAAGGCATTATGTATATGCAAGGGTACAGGATGAACAAGGCAATTGGTCCATGACAACGCCACAACTTTTTGATATATGTTTTGAAGAATCACCTGTAATAGACTTTTCAATTAGCGATAGTTTAGGAAATCCAATTGTGGGAGATTCATTTGCAGGGAGGACAGTTATGCTGGACACTGTTAATACAGCAAATGCTGTACAGTTTTATTACAACTTTGGTGGAGACCCAAGGTTCGATAAAGAAGGTCCTGGGTTGAAGTATACTTTTGATGAAGGAGGTACTTACACCATTACTTTAAAGGCTGGGACATCTTGTGAGATTGATTCAGTTAAAAAAACACTGAATATAATTGCTCCCTTCCAAAGAGAGAATACAGAACTGGTGTTCAATATCAAGGAAGATGACCCGACTACGGTCCTTTGGTATGATTTAGATACATTTTTTGGTCATCCGACAGGTAGTGAGTTGACTTATGAAGCCATTTTAGAAAGAGGGAAAAAAACCATTACTTATGAAGATGGTTATCAGGAATCAACGGTTGTAGGGATTGACGCCAATAACAATCTTTACTTTAGAGCTGTAGAAAATCAGTATGGAGTAATAGAATTTACGCTGAGGGCAACAGATGAAAATGGTATCTCAACTGAAAAGAACTACGTCTTTTATATTGAGTTTGTAAACGATGCACCACAATTAAAAGATGGGGTAGAGTTTAATGATATTGTGACATATCAAGGAACACAAAGACTACTGATTGGAGATCTGGAAGCTTCATTTACGGATGTAGATAGAGATACTTTGGCGTTCGAAGTGTCAACAGATATTCCTGAGTTGACATTGGACCTTGAAAGAGTGCCCGTAAATAAGACAAGAAGCAAGTTGAATCTATATTTGACTACGGATAAAGATTTTGTTGGGGAAGGAAAAATATACATTTCAGTTACTGACAGTTTGAGAAGACCTGATGAGCCATTATATGCATATGAGGAAATCAATGTAACAGTTGAGAAATATGAAAGCGCTCCTGAAAGAACAGCCTTTGCATTGCCTTATGCAGGTATTTATGATGGAGACTTGATCAAGTTAATTGAGAACTTGGATGACTATTTTGTAGATCAGGATGGAGATGAGCTCTATTATGAGATTGAAATGGCGAATACTTCAGGAGGTAAAGTCAAAGCTGAAATGGTGGACAAGTCAATCTGGCTAGAAGCTGATTTTGGATATAGAGGAGCAGATAGAATAACGATTACAGCTTATGACCGAGAGGACTTTAGCTCAGCTAGAAGCATGTCGGATGATATTACAGTGCTGGTTTCTGATATCAATAATGCACCAAGAATTGACATGAGAAATATGAATTCAATTCTTTGTCCAAGTGGAAGTATCAATGTAAACCTAAGAGGAATTGTCTCAGATGACACCTCAGAAGCTGAGGATATAACAATTCAAGCATCTATTGTAAGTGTATCACCTTCGTCAATTAGTACAAGTTCGTTTGACTTTGCTTTTGATGGTGATAAAGTTGTGATAACGGACTTTCCAAATAGGCGAGCAACCATTCTGCTAAATGTGAAAGCATCAGATTCAGATGGTAATACCCGTTCAGTGGATCATGAGTTTATCGTGGCAGGTGCTGAAATTAAATTGGACAAGAGCGGTAATCTGGTAGCGACAGCAGGGGATGCTTATGAATGGATTGTAGATGGAGAAGTAGTCTCGGGTATAACTTCTCAGACTTTTGAGTTGCCAAACCCTGAGTCAGTGTATCAGGCGAAAGTAAAGCTAGGTAGCTGTAATGTGCTAACCAATAGACTTTTTGGAGATGGTACAGTGACAGCCCTTGACCGTGATTTGGTATTCGATAGCGTTACTATTCTCCCTAACCCTGTTGAAAATGGTTACTTTGATTTAAGTATCATTGGAAGCTATAGAGGGGGAGTGAGTCTTGAACTGGTGGACGCAACAGGGAAAATGATTTTGACAAAGACCCTTGAGAAGCAAAGTTATGATTTGTTGGAAAGAGTGGAATTGAATCCATTACCTACAGGGATCTATTTATTGAAAGTAGGAACAGGGAATTATAAAGGGATTTCTAAGAAGTTAATAATCAGGTGA